ACCTCAACGGTCCTGCCAACCCAGGTGTGTACCATAAAACCTTCAGAAAGGATAAAGAACAAGAACTGAAGCTAAATATGTGAGACATTTGAATATACTTAATCCAGTCCGGGTGAACTCAGGCGAGCTACTGGCCTTTAGAGCACCAAGTCCATTTTGAGTAACGTTGTGACTTTACGTGACCAATGTAGACGTCTACGATAATCTGAAAGGCTGTGTGGTTTGTTTGTATATCCATTGATGTATTATTTGGTTGAATTATGTTTACACCATTAACGATAGAATTGTTGGCTGACGGCATAGGTCGTGGTTAGCGttccagcgcagcgcaatgactcagcAGTCTCCCATTAATATAGTCGATATGAGTCTAAGTCCAGtccatgctgccttcctctcccgccgtacgtgggaaggcctgccaacaatctgcgcatggtcgtgcgttttccccgggctctgtccggtttccacccactataatgctggtcgccgatgtatacatgaaatattcttgattatggccatcccgcaggttgctggcagaccttatcAGGTacacctgagaggaagccagcatgagctggacttgaactcacagtgacctcaTTTATTGGAGAGACGCAATAAAAGTTCTAGGCTAATGAGTTTTATAAGTATGCAATCTGTGTAATATGCTATAGTTTATAGGTTGTCaataatcaaaacatgtatctccGTACAGTTCATTCATGTAGAGATTACCGTCATAAGTATTATAATATCATCTGCAATCTTTATACTCTAGTCTGATGAATATAATCTTCATTCCTTACCCTCTAATGACTAATTTGATTCAGTCTGCAGTCATTTCTTTCTACGCTTTAAAGGTCATGCTTTCCATTGTTCTTAGGCCAGCTGAAACCCTGTACTACTGAGCGAGTTAACTTCTTGACTAACCGGATATCATCTGTAATCCCCATGTCCTACTTTTCTATCTTCTACTATGTAATTCACAATCCCAACTCTGTATATCTTGTACACCTTATCTTTTGCAACTAATAATCTGCAACCTTCAATCTCAAATTCTGAAAATGGTTTCTTGCGGGCTAATTTAACGTAGTCTACAAACCTTACCCTATGCACTCTAGAAAAAGCAACGTTTTTGCTTAATCTGATGAAATTTGCAATCCTTACTTCTTACTCATGTTAATGCTATCTCCATCATTAATATGGCATAATCTGCAACCGTTACATTCTACTCAGATAACGGCTAATATCAAAGCGAAAACGAACGAACTAGTCCTGTATTCTTCCAATCAAAGGCAGTGTTATGATTGTGAGTGCACTCACGGAGCAGCAGTTACAGCAGGCGACTGTGCTAACACAAAACCAGCGCGTGCTATAGGTAAAGTTGTCGGAAAACTGTGTAAACTGTTAAGACTCATTTACCACCAACATTTAACTGACAGCCTTGTTTAATCAGATGCTTGTTCTCACCACGATTTGGCGGTCCTCTCCAAAACGCACATCTCTTAGTAACTACATTATACATGAGTGGGGATTCAGCATGGGATTCATCCTGATGATGTTCGTCGTGGTGACGCCTCTTGTAGGCGGTAAGGTAAGCGCCATGGTGACGCCTCTTGTAGGCGGTAAGGTAAGCGCCATGGTGATGCCTCTTGTAGGCGGTAAGGTAAGCGCCATGGTGACGCCTCTTGTAGGCGGTAAGGTAAGCGCCATGGTGACGCCTCTTGTACGTGGTAAGATAAGCGCCATGGTGACGCCTCTTGTACGTGGTAAGATAAGCGCCATGGTGACGCCTCTTGTAGGCGGTAAGGTAAGCGCCATGGTGACGCCTCTTGTAGGCGGTAAGGTAAGCGCCATGGTGACGCCTCTTGTAGGCGGTAAGGTAAGCGCCATGGTGACGCCTCTTGTAGGCGGTAAGGTAAGCGCCATGGTGACGCCTCTTGTAGGCGGTAAGGTAAGCGCCATGGTGACGCCTCTTGTAGGCGGTAAGGTAAGCGCCATGGTGACGCCTCTTGTACGTGGTAAGATAAGCGCCATGGTGACGCCTCTTGTAGGTTGTAAGGTAAGCGCCATAGTGACGCCTCTTGTAGGCGGTAAGGTAAGCGCCATGGTGACGCCTCTTGTAGGCGGTAAGGTAAGCGCCATGGTGACGCCTCTTGTACGGGGTAAGATAAGCGCCATGGTGACGCCTCTTGTACGTGGTAAGATAAGCGCCATGGTGACGCCTCTTGTAGGCGGTAAGGTAAGCGCCATGGTGACGCCTCTTGTAGGCGGTAAGGTAAGCGCCATGGTGACGCCTCTTGTAGGCGGTAAGATAAGCGCCATGGTGACGCCTCTTGTACGTGGTAAGCTTCATGGTCACCTCTCTTGTACGTCGTAAGGTAACCGTCATGGTGACCCCTCTTGTAGGTGGTAAGGTAAGGGTCGTGGTGACATCTCTTATACGTGGTAAGGTAAGCTTCGTGGTGACCTCTCTTGTAGGTGGTAAGGTAAGCGTCGTGGTGACCCCTCTTATCGGTGGTAAGGTAACCGCCGTGGTGACCCCTCTTGTAGGTGGTAAGGCAACTGTCGTAGTGACCCTTCTTGTACGTGGTAAAGTAAGCGTCGTGGCGACCTCTCTTGTGGGTGGTAAGGTAAGTGTCGTTGTGACCTCTCTTGTACGTGGTAAGAAAAGCGTCATGGAAACCCTTCTAGTAAGTGGTGAGGTAAGCGTCGTGGTTACCCCTCTTGTAGGTAGTAAGGTAAGTGTCGTGGTGACCTCTCTTATATGTGGTGAGGTAAGCGTCGTGGCGACCTCTCTTGTGGGTGGTAAGGTAAGTGTCGTTGTGACCTCTCTTGTACGTGGTAAGGTAAGCGCCATGGCGACCCCTCTTGTAGGTGGTAAGGTAAGTGTCGTGGTGACCCCTCTTGTAGGTGGTAAGGTAAGTGTCGTGGTGACCCCTCTTGTAGGTGGTAAGGTAAGGGTCATGGTGATCTCCCTTGTACGTGGTGATCTAAGCATCGTGATGATCCCTCTTGTACGTGGTAAGGTAAGCGTCATGGTGACCCCTCTTGTACGTGGTAAGATAAGTGTCGTGGTGCTTATCTTGTAGGTGGTAAGGTAAGGGTCGTGGTGACCTTTCTTGTACATGGTAAGGTAAGTTTCGCGGTGACCCCTCTTGTACGTGGTAAGATAACCATCGTGGAGGCCTCTCTTGTATGTGGTAAGGTAAGCTTGGTGGTGACCCCTCTTGTACGTGGTAAGATAAGTGTCGTGGTGCTTATCTTCTAGGTGGTAAGGTAAGCGTCATGGTGACCCCTCTTGTACGCGGCAAGATAAGTGTCATGGTGACCTCTCTTGTATGTGGTGAGGTAAGCGTCGTGATGACCCCTGTTGTACGTGGTAAGGTAAGCGTCGTGGTGACCCCTCTTGTACTCGGTAATTTAAGCGTCGTGGTGACCCCTCTTTAGGTGGTAAGGTAAGTGTCGTGGTGATCCCTCTTGTATGTGGTAAGGTAAGTGTCATGGTGACCCCTCTTGTAGATGGTAAGGTAAGCGTCGTGGTTACCTCTCTTGTACGTGGTAAGGTAACTGTCGTGCTGACGTTTCTTGTAGGTGGTATGGTAAGCGTCATGGTGACCCCTCTTGTACTCGGTAAGATAAGCGTCGTGGTGACCCCTCTTTAGGTGGTAAGGTAAGCGTTGTGGTGACCTCTCTTGTACGTGGTGATGTAAGCGTCGTGATGATCCCTTTTGTACGTGGTAAGGGGAGGCATCGTGGTGACCTCTCTTGTATGTGGTAAGGTAAGCGTCGTGGTGACCCCTCTTGTAGATGGTAAGGTAAGCGTCGTGGTTACCTCTCTTGTACGTGGTAAGGTAACTGTCGTGCTGGCGTTTCTTGTAGGTGGTAAGGTTAGCGTCGTGGTGACCCCTCTTATACATGGTAAGGTAGATGTCGTGGTGAACCCTCTTGTAGGTGGTAAGGGGGGGGAGCGTTTGTTATggatcaaacaaatacatcagcTTAAAGCATGCTGGCAATCATTTGGCGAAACTGGCTATAATTGCCTATCGTGACATAGACGGTTCATTATTTCCCGCAATTCTCATCATCGCCCTGTGTGTTTTAGTCACACGTGAAACTGAAATTATATCATCTTGTTACCTTTGTAACTATGTGCAAAATAACACAGcagaaatttatacatgtagtgcatcATCgacctaaaatgtctgtgttgcAAGATTATTTTGCTAATTTTCAAACAACTGCGATTTGCAGTTTTCTAGAAAAACGACAAAAAGCACTGTTCTGAAAGAATAATTTTGATATCTTCCGAGCAAGAACAGTCTAGGCATAATACCAGCTTTCGGTTTGGAAACCTAATAAAACTTAACGCTGTTGATTTACGAATGCTGTGATGATGCTTATGATGTATTCAGAAAAATTAGATAACAGCGCCTGCACTAAAACTAGATGTTTGTTACATAGAAACAATTCAACCCAACATCCTGATCAGCAAACATAGTCtattacacaaacaaaaacattcacattcGTTTTAACTAGTGTATGCACATGAACAAAGATAAGGATATACAATCGTAGTTTCACGATTAAGGTGTGTGTTTCATCTATCTTTTTCAGCCCTTTGAGTTGGGCCATTCGGAAAGGATACTAAAGCGAGAAGGTATGTACCtgtagcacatacatgtaaacgtgtATTTAGAGTGATCAGTATTCAACGGCGCGCGCGTAACACGTGACCACACCTCCTCCTATCCACGACAAGAAGTGGTTGGCAGACAATGGCGCATGCATGAggtttgaatttaaatttgagCTGTTTTCCTGTGcgtataaaagtaaaatatataactttaatattgttaaatccaacattttggcatttttggAAGGGCATCGTAGCGGGGCGTTTAAGTTGCTGCTTTCtgaggatttacatgtatagttgaaACCCAGTGTGATGTAAATGATGATGAGACTTAAATTTCATATGACATAAAAATCAACTTAATAATGATGACCTGCTAGAGCATGCGCCCTAAGGCAAGATCATACCAAAGGACACGTTCGGTtgcctcccaccacaatgctggccgtcgtcgtacaagtgacatattcttgagtatgtcataaaagagcgatcaaataaataaataaagaaagaaatactaAAAGACACTTTTGTATGGGTAAACAAGGGGTGATACAtttcaaaactacattgttttcAATAAGTAATTACACCAGGAAGTGCCCTGTCCTGTTTTGTAGTCAAATCATGTGGAACGACGGATCTTCGCAGACACTCCGGGTACATATCTACTCCAAATTACCCGGACAACTACCCAGATAACACCACCTGTATCTACTCTATCCGGCCAGAAAACGTCACCTCTTTCATCGTCCACTTTTACACCTGTGCCTGTCACCTGGAAGACTCTTCGGTTTGTTCTTTCGACTTCATCGAGTTCGGCAATGACGGACGGAAGCTTTGTGGTAATAAACCCTCAGAGAGATTCTCAGGTAAAGCAGACTGATCTCCATCGTAAATTGTAGGTGTTTGTATTCTGAAGCCATACAGGGATCCTGGTGACAACGTGATTCTATTCAAAGCTCCTCGCGATGACACGATTCTATACAGGGGCCCTGGCGATGACGCGATTCTATATAGGGACCCTGGCGATGACGCGATTATATGCAAGGCCCTTCAATATGCCTTAGATGCCTATACATTCTGTACAGGGCCATTCGCCATGACGTGATT
Above is a window of Liolophura sinensis isolate JHLJ2023 chromosome 7, CUHK_Ljap_v2, whole genome shotgun sequence DNA encoding:
- the LOC135470630 gene encoding histidine-rich glycoprotein-like, encoding MTVTLRRTREVTMKLTTYKRRHHGAYLTAYKRRHHGAYLTAYKRRHHGAYLTAYKRRHHGAYLTTYKRRHHGAYLTPYKRRHHGAYLTAYKRRHHGAYLTAYKRRHYGAYLTTYKRRHHGAYLTTYKRRHHGAYLTAYKRRHHGAYLTAYKRRHHGAYLTAYKRRHHGAYLTAYKRRHHGAYLTAYKRRHHGAYLTAYKRRHHGAYLTTYKRRHHGAYLTTYKRRHHGAYLTAYKRRHHGAYLTAYKRHHHGAYLTAYKRRHHGAYLTAYKRRHHDEHHQDESHAESPLMYNVVTKRCAFWRGPPNRGENKHLIKQGCQLNVGGK
- the LOC135470631 gene encoding histidine-rich glycoprotein-like; this encodes MYKRGHHDANLTTYKKRQHDSYLTTYKRGNHDAYLTIYKRGHHDAYLTTYKRGHHDASPYHVQKGSSRRLHHHVQERSPQRLPYHLKRGHHDAYLTEYKRGHHDAYHTTYKKRQHDSYLTTYKRGNHDAYLTIYKRGHHDTYLTTYKRDHHDTYLTT